CTTACGAAGAAATCCGGCACAACCAGCAGGATCTCATTCAGGCCAGCAAGATGGCGGCCATGGGCCAACTGGCTGCCGGTATTTCGCATGAGCTCAATCAACCATTGACCGGCATAAAAGGTTTTGCCCAGGCCGTGCTTATGGAGACGGAAAAAGGAAGCCCTATCAGAAATGACTTAAAGAAAATATTAGAACAAGTTGATAGAATGGATGCTATTATCAAGAATGTGCGTTTTTTTTCCAGAAGGTCCGACTTTATGATGCTGGAATTAGATATCAACCAAGTCATCTTAAGCTCCTTAGCGCTATTAGAACAGCAGCTTAAGACGCACAATATCAGAGTCATTCAGGAGCTAGAATCAGGTATTCCCAAAATGCAAGGCGACTCTAACCAGCTCCAACAGGCATTCCTTAATATCATCAGCAATTCCAGGGATGCCATTATCAGCCTCAACCGGCCTGAAGGCGGGGAAATCAGTATCCGGTCATTAGGCAAAGATAAAGGCCATATTGAGATCACTTGCCAGGATACAGGCTGCGGTATTCCAGAGAAAAACTTTCAAAATATCTTTACCCCATTTTATACTACCAAGTCTCCGAATAGAGGGATGGGCCTGGGTTTGCCTATAACCTACCGTATTATAGGGAATCATCAGGGAAAAATAGATTTTAAAAGTGAAGTAGGAAAAGGAACTACTTTTACAATAGTTCTTCCTTTGAAAAGGACAGAACATGAAACAGCACGAAGTTAAGGAAAAATACAAAATACTAATCGCCGATGATGAGCAGGTAGTTCGGGATGTCTTTAGCCGATTCCTCAGCCGGGAAGGTTACGAAGTTATTTTTGCCGGAAACGGAAAAGAGGCTTGGGATAGGATTAAAGAGGATAATTTTGATCTGCTGCTTTTAGACTTAAATATGCCGGTAATGAGCGGGATGGAAGTTATCGCTAAAGTAAATGAGGCAAAGAAGGATTTAATTATGATTGTGATTACCGGCTACGCCACTTTGGATACAGCCAAAGTGGCAATAAAGCAGGGTTGTTATGACTATATTACCAAGCCTTTTGATATAAATGAGGTAATGAGGCTCATCGAAAGGGCTTTTGATATGCGTAGATTGAGCGAAACTAAGAATAGAATGGAAGAACAATTGCGCGTTGCGGAAAAACTGGCTTCTTTGTCCCTGATGGGCGCGGGTGTTGCCCATGAGGTAAATACAGTCCTGACTTCAATTAAACTTTTCATGGAGATGTTTTATAGGAAACCGGAAAACCTGAAGGAAGCCAAGAAAATAAAAATGATCATAGATGAAGTAGAGCGCTGTGAAGAATTGATCCAAAGGTTCCTTAACTTTACCAAACCGTCGGAAAGTGAGCTCAGCAGGGCCCGTATAAACGAGGTGATATTACGGAGCATCACGCTCCTGAAGCCTAGATTAGAGAAGGAGAATATTGAAATAGTGTTGTCTCTGGATGAGCACGCTCCGGAGATCCTCTGCGACGTTCATAAAATGGAAGAAGTTTTTCTAAACATATTTTCTAACGGGATA
This portion of the Elusimicrobiota bacterium genome encodes:
- a CDS encoding response regulator, with protein sequence MKQHEVKEKYKILIADDEQVVRDVFSRFLSREGYEVIFAGNGKEAWDRIKEDNFDLLLLDLNMPVMSGMEVIAKVNEAKKDLIMIVITGYATLDTAKVAIKQGCYDYITKPFDINEVMRLIERAFDMRRLSETKNRMEEQLRVAEKLASLSLMGAGVAHEVNTVLTSIKLFMEMFYRKPENLKEAKKIKMIIDEVERCEELIQRFLNFTKPSESELSRARINEVILRSITLLKPRLEKENIEIVLSLDEHAPEILCDVHKMEEVFLNIFSNGIEASRAGGRITVTSEGKNKKMIISIQDTGSGISPKDLKEVYNPFFTTKPSGTGLGLSIVHRIIEEHQGIIDIRSQEKQGTLVRIEIPIAAQML